The following DNA comes from Mucilaginibacter jinjuensis.
TTTATAGTGGTTTCCTGTTGTTTGATGTATAAAGCATTCGGCACAATATCAAAGTAGTCTGATGCCCTGATACGCACACCACCATGTGCTGTCCAGCGAATAGGGATCCGGCTACTGCCATCACCCGATAAACCATCTTTTGGGCGGGATAAGTGGCCCGCACTAAACCCACCAAATGCATTCAGATTAGATGAAGGATCGCCATTGTAATAAAAGATCCCGGCATTGGCATCAAATACGGTGCTACTGGTATTAGACAGGTTCTCGAAATTCGGCAGATTAGGATCGAAGCCCATTTCGGGGTTATACTGGCTGCCGAATTGCAACTTGCTCATATCAAAAGCCCGGTTTATTACACCAGCCTGTAAACCGAAATGCAGTTTCTGGTTACCATCGTCAGACAGGGTGATCCCGTATCCCAATGAACCGTAAGCGCTGAAGTAATTATAACTCGCACCACCGGCAGACTGGTTTAACACGTTAATACCCAGGCTTAACTTATCAGTCGCTCTGAAATCGGCAGAAACTGCTGCTGTTTCATAAGCGTTATTGATGGTTGCCCATTGGTTTTTATAGTTGGCAGCCACCCGCGCATCGCCATTAATAACGCCTGTTAATGCCGGGTTAAGCCATAAGGGATACGCATAATATTGTGAAAAATGCGGATCTACCTGCGCGCTGCTATGGATTACTACCCCAATTTGGAGCAGTAAGGCTATTATGATTAGTTTGGTTTTCATTATCGTATTAGGTTAATAGTTCCTTTTTTCTTAACTACTTGTCCATCTTGCATGGTTGCTTCGATGTAGTACACATACACACCTACAGGCTGGGGCTTGCCCTTATAGGTACCATCCCACCCGGAGGCCTGGGTGTTGGAGTGGAATTGCATCTCGCCCCATTGGTCGTAAACCCACATATCGAGTTTTTGGATAGCGTTGCTATACACACTCAGAATGTCGTTTTTACCATCACCGTTAGGTGTAAAGGCATTTGGTACGAATACATCATCACCCAATGGATTCTGGGTTATGGCTGTAATTGCGTTTGAGACCGCACTTAACAAACATGGTGATGAACCTATAGCTTTTACAATGATGCTGATGTTATGGTTAGGCTGCAGGTTCGAAACGATCTCGGTCAAACCTGTAATACCGGAACTTGGCGTTATAAACGTTGCCCCATTATCTAAACTCACCTGGTAGCTGCTAGCCCCTGATACATTATTCCAGGTAAAGGTTACCGATGTTGCTGTAACTGTTGCCGTAACAACCGGCGCCGTTGGCGCAGCGTACACCTGGATCATGGCTGGCGATCTGGTTGTACTGCTGCATCCTCCAGCATTAGTGGCCTGGGCGTAATATGTTGTTGCTGCATTAATTGCAGGTGTAGTAAAACTTGCTCCGGTTGCTAAAGCTGTACCGCCTGTTGCTGCAGCATACCAGGTGATAACTGCATTAGGATCTGCACTGGTAGCTGTTAAAGTAGCAGTGCTGCCTGGGCAAACAATTGTATTACCTGCAATTACTGGTGCTGTAGGTGCTCCCGAAACGGTTACTGTTGCAGTAGCCCGTGTTGGTGAGCTACAACCTCCTGCATTTACGGCTTCTACATAAAATGTAGTATTGGCTGATAGTACCGGTGTAGTAAAATCTGTACCAGTATAAACCGGTGAACCACCTGTGGCTGCTGTGTACCAGTTGTAGGTGAAACCACTCATCGGGCTGGATACGCTTAGGGTAACCTGGCTGCTGGTACAAGTTGGTACTGTGGCGTTAACCAGCATCGGTGTTGCCGGTATAGGGCTCACGCTTACCTGCACGCTGCCTACCGATGGGCTTGTACATGAACCGTTTGTTGCATCAACATAAAAAGTAGCGTTGGCTGTTATTGTACCTGTTGTATAACTTGGACCGGTACCCAACAAATTGTTTTTCGATGGAGAATCGTACCAGTTATAAGTAATACCCAATTGAGGTGATGACACCGTAAGCGTAACCGGGTTGCCTGTACAAGCTGTCATGGTAGCATTGGTTGGTACCGGTGTGGCTGGTTGTGGCACTACGGTAACTGTTGCAGCCAATCTGGTTGATGGGCTACAGTTTTGGCTGCTTACTGCTTCTACATAATAAGTAGTATTGGCAGATAATACAGCTGTTGTGTATGCCGTACCTGTAAAAATTGGCGTGCCGCCTGTTGCTGCTGTATACCAGTTATAAACTGT
Coding sequences within:
- a CDS encoding PorP/SprF family type IX secretion system membrane protein → MKTKLIIIALLLQIGVVIHSSAQVDPHFSQYYAYPLWLNPALTGVINGDARVAANYKNQWATINNAYETAAVSADFRATDKLSLGINVLNQSAGGASYNYFSAYGSLGYGITLSDDGNQKLHFGLQAGVINRAFDMSKLQFGSQYNPEMGFDPNLPNFENLSNTSSTVFDANAGIFYYNGDPSSNLNAFGGFSAGHLSRPKDGLSGDGSSRIPIRWTAHGGVRIRASDYFDIVPNALYIKQQETTIKAFGAYSEVKFQDDKGLIFGALFRVNDAAVADVGYHVSNMIIGASYDFNTSNLNRATGGQGGIELSISYVFKKRMSQPEPICPRL